Proteins from a genomic interval of Coraliomargarita sinensis:
- the purH gene encoding bifunctional phosphoribosylaminoimidazolecarboxamide formyltransferase/IMP cyclohydrolase produces the protein MSKTALLSVSDKTGLVPFAKALVEQHGYRLLSTGGTAKLLESEGIPVTEVSDYTGFPEMMEGRVKTLHPKIHGGLLARRDKEDHMTAASEHGIDMIDLVVVNLYPFEETVAKPDVTFELAIENIDIGGPSMLRSAAKNHASVSVVVDVADYDRVLSAMDDTAALSKLRRELALKVFQRTSAYDGAIAKYLGEQTQEEPSLGDISGIPAELDVQLPQAKVLRYGENPHQQAALYGSFFDCFEQLQGKELSFNNIIDITAATYLIGEFQKPTVAILKHTNPCGVASAENLVTAWEQAFATDQQAPFGGIIVANQTIDTDLAEIIAKIFCEVIIAPDFTDAAREVFAKKKNLRLMTVKDSLPADSLREVRSVVGGILMQDRDTMPDRPSDWKVVTKRQPTDEEMRAMVFGWNVVKHVKSNAIVYAGCEHTIGVGAGQMSRVDSSKIAVWKAGEAGLSLNGSVVCSDAFFPFADGLIAAAEAGAVAAIQPGGSVRDEEVIAAADERDMAMIFTGKRHFKH, from the coding sequence ATGTCAAAAACAGCACTTCTTTCCGTAAGCGATAAAACCGGGCTCGTTCCCTTTGCCAAAGCTCTGGTCGAGCAACACGGCTACAGACTCCTTTCCACAGGCGGTACCGCCAAGCTCCTCGAGAGCGAGGGTATTCCGGTAACGGAAGTCAGTGATTACACCGGGTTCCCTGAAATGATGGAGGGGCGGGTCAAGACCCTTCACCCGAAGATTCACGGAGGTTTGCTGGCCCGACGTGATAAGGAAGACCACATGACTGCGGCCTCCGAGCATGGGATCGACATGATCGACCTGGTGGTGGTGAACCTTTATCCCTTTGAGGAAACCGTCGCCAAACCCGACGTGACCTTCGAACTGGCGATCGAGAACATCGATATCGGTGGTCCTTCTATGTTGCGCAGTGCGGCCAAGAACCACGCGTCGGTCTCCGTGGTTGTGGATGTGGCCGACTACGACCGTGTTCTCTCCGCGATGGACGATACGGCAGCACTGTCCAAGCTCCGTCGTGAACTCGCATTGAAGGTCTTTCAACGCACCTCCGCTTATGACGGTGCCATTGCCAAATACCTGGGCGAACAGACTCAAGAGGAGCCGAGCCTGGGGGATATCTCCGGGATACCTGCCGAATTGGATGTTCAACTTCCACAGGCCAAGGTTCTTCGCTACGGTGAAAATCCCCACCAGCAGGCTGCGCTTTACGGCAGCTTCTTCGACTGCTTTGAACAGCTACAGGGCAAGGAACTCAGTTTCAACAACATCATCGACATCACGGCCGCCACCTACCTGATCGGCGAGTTCCAAAAGCCGACCGTGGCGATCCTGAAGCACACCAATCCTTGCGGCGTGGCTTCTGCCGAAAACCTCGTGACTGCCTGGGAGCAGGCTTTTGCGACCGATCAGCAGGCACCTTTTGGCGGGATTATTGTCGCTAATCAGACCATAGATACCGACCTGGCCGAGATCATCGCCAAGATTTTCTGCGAGGTGATTATCGCGCCCGACTTTACCGATGCGGCCCGCGAAGTCTTTGCTAAGAAGAAGAACCTCCGGCTGATGACGGTGAAGGACAGCTTGCCTGCGGACTCACTGCGCGAGGTGCGCTCCGTAGTCGGCGGCATTCTGATGCAGGATCGCGACACCATGCCCGACCGGCCCAGTGACTGGAAGGTTGTGACCAAGCGCCAGCCCACCGATGAAGAAATGCGGGCCATGGTGTTCGGCTGGAATGTGGTCAAGCACGTCAAGTCCAATGCGATCGTCTATGCCGGTTGCGAGCATACGATCGGCGTGGGGGCCGGCCAGATGTCTCGGGTGGACAGTTCCAAGATCGCAGTCTGGAAGGCGGGCGAAGCCGGTCTTTCCTTGAACGGCTCGGTCGTCTGCTCAGATGCCTTCTTCCCCTTCGCCGATGGCCTGATCGCGGCTGCTGAAGCCGGCGCGGTCGCAGCTATCCAGCCGGGTGGCTCTGTCCGTGACGAGGAAGTGATCGCCGCGGCCGACGAACGTGACATGGCTATGATCTTTACCGGGAAGCGCCACTTCAAACACTAG
- the hemW gene encoding radical SAM family heme chaperone HemW, translated as MSNNSTSLGLYCHVPFCASTCDFCAFYQEKPRRGDLDRYLDAMNLEFALLPKDRAVETVFWGGGTPGLLAAKDLERLGRNMLDRLVQPPVEWSIEMAPSTVKADKLAVLKDMGVTRISMGVQSFHPGLLDSLGRLHNPKQIYKAWELIQEAGFPQTNLDLIFAIPNQSLEQWEQDINKAADLGPNHISTYCLTFEEDTALYVKLAKGQIRIDEEREVRFYENGWQQLESLGYQQYEISNFARPGSACLHNLNTWRMQEWIGCGPSSASQYEGERYQRPANLDHWINGMLSGDPLKEEKLILDDRILFTDSVVFGLRMDEGIHLEKLSGRFPGAGNMEKLHCLVDRLVREKLLYKEAANYRLSGKGKLLADAIGSEVIEAMDAT; from the coding sequence ATGTCGAACAACTCTACATCGCTCGGGCTTTACTGCCACGTACCGTTTTGCGCCTCCACCTGTGACTTTTGTGCCTTCTATCAGGAGAAGCCGCGCCGCGGGGATCTGGATCGTTATTTGGATGCGATGAACTTGGAGTTTGCTTTATTGCCGAAAGACCGGGCTGTGGAAACCGTATTTTGGGGCGGAGGTACGCCGGGCTTGCTGGCGGCAAAAGACCTTGAGCGACTAGGACGCAACATGTTGGATCGACTCGTTCAACCACCTGTAGAATGGTCGATTGAAATGGCGCCTTCCACGGTGAAGGCAGACAAGCTGGCTGTCTTGAAGGACATGGGAGTGACGCGCATTTCAATGGGGGTGCAGAGTTTTCATCCCGGGTTATTGGATTCGCTTGGCCGGCTGCATAACCCGAAACAGATCTACAAAGCATGGGAGCTTATTCAAGAAGCCGGATTCCCTCAGACGAATCTGGATTTGATTTTCGCGATTCCTAACCAGTCGCTTGAGCAATGGGAGCAGGATATTAATAAGGCGGCAGATCTCGGGCCGAATCATATTTCAACCTACTGTCTGACCTTCGAGGAGGACACCGCGCTCTATGTCAAGCTGGCCAAAGGTCAGATCCGCATCGACGAAGAGCGTGAAGTCCGGTTTTATGAAAATGGCTGGCAACAACTGGAATCGCTCGGTTACCAGCAATACGAGATTTCAAATTTCGCCCGTCCCGGTAGTGCCTGCCTACATAACCTCAACACATGGCGTATGCAGGAATGGATCGGTTGCGGCCCCTCTTCCGCCAGCCAGTACGAAGGTGAGCGCTATCAGCGGCCGGCAAATTTGGATCACTGGATTAACGGTATGCTTTCCGGTGACCCCTTAAAGGAGGAAAAGCTTATCTTGGATGATCGTATTCTGTTCACCGACAGCGTGGTATTCGGTTTGCGTATGGATGAGGGGATTCACTTGGAAAAGTTGTCCGGACGATTCCCCGGCGCAGGAAACATGGAAAAATTACACTGCTTAGTAGACCGGCTGGTCAGAGAGAAGCTCTTGTACAAGGAAGCCGCTAATTACCGGCTCTCGGGAAAAGGGAAGCTTCTGGCCGATGCAATCGGTAGCGAAGTCATCGAGGCAATGGATGCGACCTAG
- a CDS encoding serine/threonine protein kinase, with protein sequence MRIIWTSTWIGGVEGLKHIFNELHLEIVRTIAEGGMGVVYEGRQKGVGQFEKRVAIKLIREEYSKIEEFRNNFIGEARLVADLIHTNIVQTYHLGVISGQYFMTMEYVEGITLDDFIQRHIDTRQKIPADIGAFIISRICRGLNHAHQRCDASGRNLGIVHRDVNPRNIMLGSEGDVKLTDFGIAKALDLMYNEEGEVIAGKDAYLSPEQALREVTDARADLFSCAIVLSEMLLGENIFEAKDEEHTRANILKLTIPDFTKLRSDIDVKLDDILQCALKRDREKRYQSAQQMLTALELFLYGDGYGPTNEKLAAYTKDLYSQSGDEAASRWAEGITPGIEQDNPV encoded by the coding sequence TTGCGAATAATTTGGACCTCCACTTGGATAGGCGGCGTGGAAGGCCTGAAACATATCTTCAACGAATTGCATCTGGAGATCGTGCGAACGATTGCCGAGGGCGGCATGGGCGTTGTTTACGAGGGCCGGCAAAAAGGCGTGGGGCAATTTGAAAAACGCGTCGCCATTAAGCTGATCCGTGAAGAGTACTCCAAGATCGAAGAATTTCGCAATAATTTCATCGGCGAAGCCCGTTTGGTTGCGGATTTGATTCACACCAACATCGTGCAGACCTATCATCTCGGTGTAATCAGTGGTCAGTATTTCATGACCATGGAGTATGTCGAAGGGATCACCCTGGATGATTTCATACAGCGCCATATCGATACCCGGCAAAAGATCCCGGCTGACATCGGCGCATTTATCATCTCTAGAATTTGTCGCGGACTGAACCATGCGCACCAACGCTGTGATGCCAGTGGTCGCAATCTTGGCATCGTGCACCGCGACGTAAATCCCCGCAATATCATGCTGGGCAGTGAGGGCGATGTGAAGCTGACCGACTTCGGCATCGCGAAGGCGCTGGACCTGATGTACAACGAGGAAGGTGAAGTGATTGCCGGGAAGGATGCCTACCTTTCTCCGGAGCAGGCATTGCGCGAAGTGACGGATGCCCGGGCCGATCTTTTTTCATGCGCCATCGTTCTCTCGGAAATGTTGCTCGGGGAAAATATATTCGAAGCCAAGGACGAGGAACACACGCGCGCCAATATTCTCAAACTGACAATTCCCGACTTTACCAAATTGCGAAGCGATATCGATGTGAAGCTCGATGATATTCTGCAATGCGCCTTGAAACGTGACCGCGAAAAGCGCTATCAATCCGCGCAACAGATGCTTACCGCGCTGGAATTATTCCTCTACGGCGATGGCTATGGCCCCACCAATGAGAAGCTGGCGGCCTACACCAAAGACCTCTACAGCCAAAGCGGTGATGAAGCCGCCTCTCGTTGGGCGGAAGGCATCACTCCCGGTATCGAGCAGGATAACCCAGTATAG
- a CDS encoding M48 family metallopeptidase — protein MKSKLAHLLSALLLGLFLAGCTTVPQTGRSAFHLVSPDALASTAAAQFGEIKQKTPISRDPKLNSMVQRVGDRIAYVAAPDLPNANWEFVVFDDDQINAFAMPGGKVAVYSGLFKVVQSEADLAIVMGHEIAHVVAGHSAERVSQQMLAAGGALALQIGANQAELSSSEKQILMAAYGAGATVGVMLPYSRLHESEADEIGLIYAAKAGYDPRAAIPFWQRMEAQKQISPPELLSTHPSDSTRMRKLNALMPRAVQIYQNR, from the coding sequence ATGAAATCAAAGTTGGCCCACCTACTTTCCGCTTTGCTGCTGGGACTTTTTCTAGCAGGTTGCACCACGGTGCCTCAAACGGGGCGTTCAGCATTCCATCTGGTCTCGCCGGATGCCCTTGCTTCCACCGCTGCGGCGCAGTTCGGTGAGATCAAACAGAAGACGCCGATCTCACGCGACCCAAAGCTCAACAGCATGGTGCAGCGGGTGGGGGATCGTATCGCCTATGTTGCGGCGCCGGATTTGCCGAATGCCAACTGGGAGTTTGTTGTTTTCGATGATGACCAGATCAACGCATTCGCCATGCCGGGCGGGAAGGTTGCGGTGTATTCCGGTCTCTTTAAAGTGGTGCAGTCCGAAGCAGATCTGGCCATCGTGATGGGGCATGAAATTGCACACGTGGTGGCCGGGCACAGTGCGGAGCGGGTCTCCCAGCAAATGCTGGCTGCGGGCGGGGCTCTGGCGCTGCAAATCGGAGCCAATCAGGCCGAACTGAGCAGCAGCGAGAAGCAGATTTTAATGGCCGCATACGGGGCCGGCGCCACGGTTGGTGTAATGTTGCCTTACAGTCGGCTGCACGAATCGGAGGCCGACGAGATCGGACTGATTTATGCCGCCAAGGCGGGCTACGACCCCAGAGCTGCCATCCCGTTCTGGCAGCGCATGGAAGCACAAAAACAAATTTCTCCACCGGAATTGCTTTCCACGCACCCTTCGGACAGTACGCGGATGCGGAAGCTAAATGCGCTGATGCCACGGGCGGTTCAGATCTATCAAAATCGATAG
- a CDS encoding M20/M25/M40 family metallo-hydrolase — translation MIDPLETLKSYVRFPSVSTDPAFAEGMKGARDYATSLLEQLGFNVETVETDLHPVLYAERIRNPDWPHVVLYGHYDVQPADPLNLWTSEPFDPQVRDGRVYGRGTADNKGPTVVHISALSRVLEKFPDLQLNLSYVIEGEEEIGSPSMAKFFDSHGERLSKADFLLVSDTGSPNAEQIVVTTAIRGLVDLEIKLKGAKSDLHSGIHGGAVYNPLQALSEICASLHNPDGSVNVPGFYDDVLPIHDWEREQLARYPETVESYRDMLGVPGFFPANGLSPLEAVRFGPTLEFNGIGGGYQGEGSKTVIPSEAFAKITCRLVANQNPAKIQEAVIAAIEARCPDALKLEIRRGGSGEPYMVVPPGCPNTPADQPEPLARAFESAEASIAKAFGKPPIYLREGGSIPVIADFKNRAGLDSLMVGLFTPLDNLHAPDESFDLSIMENATAAFEEIICGIAGVK, via the coding sequence ATGATCGATCCTCTCGAAACGCTAAAGTCTTACGTTCGTTTTCCATCGGTTTCCACCGATCCCGCCTTTGCCGAAGGCATGAAGGGTGCCCGTGATTATGCGACCAGCTTGCTGGAGCAACTCGGTTTCAATGTGGAAACGGTCGAGACAGACTTGCACCCGGTTCTTTATGCCGAGCGAATCCGCAATCCGGATTGGCCTCATGTCGTACTTTACGGGCACTATGACGTGCAACCGGCCGATCCTCTGAACCTTTGGACGAGTGAACCATTTGATCCGCAGGTTCGAGACGGCCGAGTATATGGCCGGGGCACCGCGGACAACAAAGGGCCGACGGTTGTTCATATTTCGGCCCTCTCACGGGTCCTGGAAAAGTTTCCGGATCTTCAGCTGAATCTTAGCTATGTCATCGAGGGCGAAGAGGAAATCGGCAGCCCCAGCATGGCGAAATTTTTCGACAGTCATGGAGAACGCCTCAGCAAAGCCGACTTTCTTTTGGTCTCCGATACAGGCAGTCCCAATGCCGAACAGATCGTGGTGACGACGGCAATACGGGGACTGGTGGACCTGGAGATCAAACTGAAGGGTGCCAAGTCCGACCTTCATTCGGGCATACACGGCGGGGCAGTTTACAACCCACTCCAGGCCCTGTCTGAAATTTGTGCCTCGCTCCATAATCCGGACGGGAGTGTCAATGTACCCGGCTTTTATGACGACGTTTTACCCATCCATGATTGGGAACGTGAACAATTGGCACGATATCCCGAAACGGTCGAAAGCTACCGCGACATGCTCGGGGTGCCGGGCTTTTTCCCCGCCAACGGGCTCAGCCCGCTGGAAGCGGTTCGTTTCGGCCCGACTCTGGAATTCAATGGTATCGGCGGCGGTTACCAGGGCGAGGGGAGTAAAACAGTTATTCCGAGCGAGGCATTTGCCAAGATCACCTGTCGGCTCGTGGCCAATCAGAACCCAGCTAAAATTCAGGAAGCGGTCATTGCTGCAATCGAAGCACGCTGCCCGGATGCGCTGAAACTGGAAATCCGCAGGGGTGGCAGCGGCGAGCCCTACATGGTGGTGCCACCGGGCTGCCCGAACACGCCCGCCGATCAGCCTGAGCCACTGGCCCGAGCCTTCGAATCGGCGGAAGCTTCAATCGCAAAGGCCTTCGGCAAGCCGCCCATCTATCTCCGGGAAGGGGGAAGTATTCCGGTAATTGCTGATTTTAAAAACCGCGCTGGTCTGGACTCGCTCATGGTGGGCCTCTTTACCCCCTTGGATAATCTCCATGCCCCGGATGAAAGTTTTGACCTATCGATCATGGAAAACGCCACGGCAGCTTTTGAGGAGATTATTTGCGGTATCGCCGGGGTAAAATAG
- the rpoN gene encoding RNA polymerase factor sigma-54 — translation MAIQGFQQTQKQTQSLVLAPQLRHSLKILQAPAMELRTSILEELQANPLLEELPTESVLSVEENTESINENEREPDEEIDFDAEDFSVFERMSEDLREQYALENTGQSYTPEDEERRDHFMNSLTESVSLQQHLIEQAKLADTDDAEREALFYLIGSLNDSGYLTDTVSNIALTSRIPYFTVKKAVDTLKTFDPPGIGTDSLQDCLITQLELLGRGDSLAARILRDHFQLLVRRRVPDLKRRTGASTEEIERAIEEIGALEPAPGRRFAADSNTVIEPDVTVYQDEYNNWQIVLNNDYIPRLRINATYKNLLAKGSLNKKEKHYLLEHIRSGKFLINSIEQRQQTIERITQEILKVQREFFEEGVSKLRPLTMNTIAEIVGVHETTVSRAIANKYIRTPHGVFPFKYFFTPGFTAANGESVSNKTIKDNIAQIIAHENPAKPLSDQSIVNQLKEKDIKIARRTVAKYREELGILPTNLRRRYD, via the coding sequence ATGGCGATACAAGGATTTCAGCAGACACAGAAACAGACACAAAGTCTGGTGCTGGCACCGCAGTTGCGGCACTCCCTGAAGATACTTCAGGCTCCGGCCATGGAGCTGCGCACCTCTATCCTCGAGGAGTTACAAGCCAACCCGCTGCTGGAGGAATTACCCACCGAAAGCGTGCTTTCCGTCGAAGAAAACACGGAAAGCATCAACGAAAATGAGCGTGAGCCCGACGAAGAAATCGATTTCGACGCCGAAGACTTTTCAGTTTTTGAACGAATGAGCGAAGATCTGCGTGAGCAGTATGCTCTGGAGAATACCGGACAAAGCTACACTCCCGAAGATGAAGAGCGGCGCGATCACTTCATGAATTCGCTCACGGAGAGCGTGTCCCTGCAGCAACATCTTATCGAACAGGCGAAACTGGCCGATACCGACGATGCCGAGCGCGAGGCACTTTTTTACCTTATCGGTTCCCTGAACGATAGCGGCTACCTGACCGACACTGTATCCAACATCGCCCTGACTTCCCGCATCCCCTACTTCACGGTCAAAAAAGCGGTCGATACCCTGAAGACTTTTGATCCGCCGGGGATCGGGACAGACAGCCTGCAGGATTGCCTGATTACACAGCTTGAACTACTTGGTCGGGGTGATTCCCTGGCGGCACGGATACTGCGTGACCATTTCCAACTTCTCGTGCGCCGGCGCGTACCGGACCTAAAGCGAAGGACGGGCGCCAGTACGGAAGAGATCGAACGGGCGATCGAAGAGATCGGCGCCCTCGAACCGGCACCCGGTCGCCGCTTTGCCGCAGACTCCAATACGGTCATCGAACCGGACGTCACCGTCTATCAGGATGAGTACAACAACTGGCAGATCGTTCTGAATAACGATTACATCCCTCGGCTGCGCATCAACGCCACCTACAAGAACCTGCTGGCCAAGGGTAGCCTGAACAAAAAAGAAAAACACTACCTCCTCGAGCACATTCGCTCAGGAAAATTCCTGATTAATTCGATCGAGCAGCGCCAACAGACCATCGAACGAATTACTCAGGAAATACTCAAGGTGCAGCGCGAATTCTTTGAAGAAGGCGTCTCCAAGCTGCGCCCGCTCACGATGAATACGATCGCCGAGATTGTCGGTGTCCACGAGACGACAGTCTCACGCGCGATCGCCAATAAATACATTCGAACCCCGCACGGCGTCTTTCCGTTTAAATACTTTTTCACCCCCGGCTTCACCGCAGCCAATGGCGAGTCCGTCTCAAACAAGACGATTAAGGACAACATCGCTCAAATCATTGCCCACGAGAATCCGGCCAAGCCTCTCTCCGACCAAAGTATCGTCAACCAGCTCAAGGAGAAAGATATCAAAATCGCTCGCCGCACAGTGGCCAAGTATCGCGAAGAGCTGGGCATCCTGCCGACAAACCTGCGTCGCAGGTATGATTAA
- a CDS encoding rhodanese-like domain-containing protein, giving the protein MSYKTIPADQLPPLIEEEHIVIDVRTPAEYRAEHVVGAQLHPLDQLDAEAFCRQYNPDTPIYVLCQSGKRASMAAEKLIAAGHQNVHVVEGGTNAAKTTGVAMNRGKGAISIERQVRIGAGALVVLGTIAGLTIHAGFLAVPLFVGSGLIFAGVTDICGMGAVLAKMPWNR; this is encoded by the coding sequence ATGTCTTACAAAACTATTCCTGCGGATCAGCTCCCGCCCCTAATTGAGGAGGAGCACATCGTCATCGATGTGCGCACACCGGCCGAATACCGGGCCGAACACGTTGTGGGTGCTCAGTTGCACCCTCTTGATCAACTCGATGCGGAAGCATTTTGCCGGCAATACAACCCCGACACACCCATCTACGTACTTTGCCAGAGTGGTAAACGCGCCTCCATGGCGGCGGAGAAGCTCATTGCCGCCGGGCACCAAAATGTCCACGTGGTCGAAGGCGGTACCAATGCGGCGAAAACCACAGGTGTCGCCATGAACCGGGGCAAAGGTGCGATCTCAATCGAACGCCAGGTGCGAATTGGCGCGGGTGCGCTGGTGGTCCTCGGCACCATCGCCGGCCTCACGATTCACGCAGGGTTTCTTGCCGTCCCTCTCTTTGTCGGCAGCGGACTCATATTTGCCGGCGTGACCGACATCTGCGGGATGGGGGCAGTCCTGGCAAAAATGCCCTGGAATCGATGA
- a CDS encoding entericidin A has translation MSKSTKLTLTALLTLALFALSGCNTVKGIGEDFEAMGESMQNAGD, from the coding sequence ATGAGCAAATCCACAAAACTCACACTGACTGCTTTATTGACACTAGCTCTCTTCGCACTGTCCGGTTGCAACACCGTGAAAGGAATCGGCGAGGACTTTGAAGCCATGGGCGAATCCATGCAAAACGCCGGCGATTAG
- a CDS encoding class II glutamine amidotransferase, which translates to MSDFLKHECGIALIRLRKPISYYQEKYGTPLYGFNQLFLLMEKQHNRGQDGAGMGCVKLDVDPGKPYMARERTTKPNSLSRIFKRQLKAYQKMVDKGTIHPEFPQTVKDNFQFGGEILLGHLRYATSGLYNQENCHPYVRESNWPTKNLMLAGNFTITNEKDLNEGLINRGQHPIFGTDTQAVLEQIGFHLDEAHDAIYHRMRDQNVEGTKIPGIISKELDPVRILKSAADGWDGGYAIAGLIGNGDTFVMRDPQGIRPCYYFQNDEVIAFASERVALMTIFNQPIENVCELEPGTATVVKSDGHIYCERFTEQRELKPCSFERIYFSRGNDPDIYRERKALGGALLDQVVKAVDNNFAGSVFSFVPNTAEVAYHGLLESVRRHRRKEVKAAILKANDEGKLDEQMLDELIMNNWPRGEKIAHKDIKLRTFISQESGRAQLVSHVYDITYGVVQKDDCLVCIDDSIVRGTTLKESILKILSRTNPRKIVVASTAPQIRYPDCYGIDMSELGKFIAFKATVELIKEDGSADLLQEVYQDCVEQSDRPADQMVNHVKRLYDRYTDDQISKKIAELVYPKNIPWKGELEIVFLTVEKMREAIPVHNGDWYFTGNYPTPGGKAVLNQAYINYYENRDGRSY; encoded by the coding sequence ATGAGCGACTTTTTGAAGCACGAATGCGGTATCGCCCTGATCCGCTTACGCAAGCCGATTTCTTATTATCAGGAGAAGTACGGGACGCCTCTCTATGGCTTTAACCAGTTGTTTCTGCTCATGGAAAAACAACACAACCGTGGCCAGGACGGCGCGGGCATGGGTTGCGTAAAACTGGATGTCGACCCCGGTAAGCCCTATATGGCCCGGGAACGCACGACCAAGCCGAATTCGCTTTCAAGAATCTTCAAGCGGCAGCTGAAGGCCTACCAGAAAATGGTGGATAAGGGGACCATACATCCCGAATTTCCGCAGACGGTAAAAGACAACTTTCAATTCGGGGGCGAAATCCTCCTCGGGCACCTCCGCTATGCCACCTCGGGGCTCTATAACCAGGAGAATTGCCACCCCTACGTGCGGGAGTCAAACTGGCCGACCAAGAACCTGATGCTGGCGGGAAACTTTACCATCACCAATGAGAAGGATCTCAACGAAGGGCTGATCAATCGTGGGCAGCACCCGATTTTTGGCACCGACACGCAGGCGGTTCTCGAGCAGATCGGCTTTCATCTTGATGAAGCGCACGATGCGATTTACCACCGAATGCGTGATCAGAACGTTGAGGGTACCAAGATCCCCGGCATCATCAGTAAAGAGCTCGACCCGGTCCGGATCCTCAAGAGCGCCGCAGACGGCTGGGACGGAGGCTATGCCATTGCCGGCCTGATCGGGAACGGGGACACCTTCGTCATGCGGGACCCTCAGGGCATCCGGCCCTGCTATTACTTCCAGAATGATGAGGTTATCGCCTTTGCCTCCGAGCGGGTTGCGTTGATGACCATCTTCAACCAGCCGATCGAAAATGTCTGCGAGCTCGAGCCCGGTACGGCGACTGTGGTCAAGAGTGACGGGCACATCTACTGCGAACGCTTTACCGAACAGCGTGAATTAAAGCCCTGTTCTTTTGAACGTATCTATTTCTCGCGGGGAAATGATCCGGATATTTACCGGGAGCGAAAAGCGCTGGGCGGTGCGCTGCTTGATCAGGTGGTGAAAGCTGTCGACAACAACTTTGCCGGTAGCGTCTTCAGTTTTGTGCCCAACACGGCCGAGGTTGCTTACCACGGCCTGCTGGAATCGGTCAGGCGGCACCGCAGAAAGGAAGTGAAGGCAGCGATTCTGAAAGCGAACGACGAAGGCAAGCTCGACGAGCAGATGCTGGACGAGCTGATTATGAACAACTGGCCCCGCGGCGAGAAGATTGCGCACAAGGATATCAAGCTGCGCACCTTTATTTCGCAGGAATCAGGCCGCGCGCAGCTGGTCTCGCATGTTTACGATATCACCTATGGTGTGGTTCAGAAGGACGACTGCCTCGTTTGTATCGACGACTCTATCGTGCGCGGGACCACTCTGAAAGAGTCGATTCTCAAAATCCTAAGCCGCACCAATCCCCGCAAGATCGTGGTGGCCTCAACGGCGCCGCAAATCCGCTACCCCGATTGCTACGGGATCGACATGTCGGAACTGGGTAAGTTCATCGCCTTCAAGGCGACTGTCGAGCTCATCAAAGAAGACGGCAGTGCCGATCTTCTGCAGGAAGTCTATCAGGACTGCGTCGAACAATCCGATCGGCCTGCCGATCAGATGGTCAACCATGTGAAACGGCTCTACGACCGCTACACGGACGATCAGATTTCCAAAAAAATCGCCGAACTGGTTTACCCGAAGAACATCCCATGGAAGGGAGAACTCGAAATCGTCTTTCTCACGGTTGAAAAGATGCGTGAAGCAATCCCGGTCCACAATGGGGACTGGTACTTTACCGGTAATTACCCTACTCCGGGGGGGAAGGCCGTGCTCAACCAGGCTTACATCAATTATTACGAGAATCGGGACGGGCGTTCTTATTAG